In Chitinophaga sp. HK235, a single window of DNA contains:
- the rplA gene encoding 50S ribosomal protein L1 encodes MATKKRKVAQAKVDKNKAYSLKDASNLVKEINCTKFDSSVDLHIRLGVDPKKADQAIRGSVTLPHGTGKTKKVLVLCTPDKEAAAKEAGADFVGLDEFIQKIEAGWTDIDVIVATPAVMPKIGKLGKILGPRNLMPNPKTGTVTNDVAAAVNDVKGGKITFKVDKAGIIHASIGRVSFASDKIEQNSMELINAIIKLKPATAKGTYLKGLSMASTMSPGIAIDTKSVQN; translated from the coding sequence ATGGCAACAAAAAAGAGAAAAGTCGCTCAGGCTAAGGTGGATAAAAATAAGGCGTATTCGCTGAAAGACGCATCCAACCTGGTAAAAGAGATTAACTGTACTAAATTCGACAGTTCTGTCGATTTACATATCCGCTTAGGCGTTGATCCTAAGAAAGCAGACCAGGCTATCCGTGGTTCCGTAACGCTTCCTCACGGTACTGGTAAAACAAAGAAAGTTTTAGTGCTTTGCACACCTGACAAAGAAGCTGCCGCTAAAGAAGCTGGTGCTGATTTCGTAGGTCTGGACGAATTTATCCAGAAGATTGAAGCTGGCTGGACTGATATCGACGTAATCGTCGCTACTCCGGCTGTAATGCCTAAAATCGGTAAACTGGGTAAAATCCTGGGTCCCCGCAACCTGATGCCAAACCCGAAAACCGGTACTGTTACCAACGACGTAGCAGCAGCAGTAAATGACGTGAAAGGTGGTAAAATTACCTTCAAGGTTGATAAAGCTGGTATCATCCACGCTTCTATCGGTCGTGTTTCTTTTGCTTCCGATAAAATTGAGCAGAACTCTATGGAGCTGATCAATGCTATCATCAAGCTGAAACCAGCTACAGCAAAAGGTACTTACCTGAAAGGTCTGTCCATGGCCAGCACAATGAGCCCTGGTATTGCAATCGACACTAAATCTGTTCAAAACTAA
- the rplK gene encoding 50S ribosomal protein L11, whose translation MAKEIATYVKLQVKGGQANPAPPIGPALGSKGVNIMEFCKQFNARTQDKMGKVLPVLLTVYTDKSFDFVIKTPPAPVQLLEAAKIQSGSKESNRNKVGKVTWAQVEAIAQDKMPDLNCFTLNSAMKMVAGTARSMGITVEGKAPWEN comes from the coding sequence ATGGCAAAAGAGATCGCAACGTACGTGAAATTGCAGGTTAAAGGCGGCCAGGCCAATCCTGCACCTCCAATTGGTCCCGCTCTGGGTTCCAAAGGTGTGAACATCATGGAGTTCTGCAAACAGTTCAATGCCCGTACCCAGGACAAAATGGGTAAAGTATTGCCTGTACTGCTGACTGTTTACACTGATAAATCTTTCGACTTTGTAATCAAGACTCCTCCGGCTCCTGTACAGCTGCTGGAAGCTGCTAAAATACAAAGTGGTTCTAAAGAATCTAACCGTAACAAGGTGGGTAAAGTTACCTGGGCTCAGGTAGAAGCAATTGCACAGGATAAAATGCCTGATCTGAACTGCTTCACACTGAACAGCGCTATGAAAATGGTAGCTGGTACTGCTCGTAGCATGGGTATTACTGTAGAAGGTAAAGCACCCTGGGAAAACTAA
- a CDS encoding transglutaminase domain-containing protein, with the protein MPERFFTFIIYQFIDLTTMKRLISTLTCSLLLLQATAQTPVKKTTNTSAAAITFASIPDSVTGSSTSMATYLASHSESKLAALRSLYGWMSSHIQYDMVNTFKPDYYKDTTDAIRKTLQTRTAVCQGYSALFMDVCRQAGIPACLISGYTLTNGKVDNASHAWVAVLLDNEWQLIDPTWGSGGVINNKYIARVNWKYFLVSPAVSIKTHVPFDPLYQFLEQPLRHDEIRDGKWAAGAGRPRFAYRDTLAAFTSMSLQDRAANAVARIDRYGVTNQMVSGEMTYLINVTMVEKHNAEVIAQNGVIDRLNACSSRYNRVVNSFNDYVVFRNNQFTPTKPDKEIREWVDGMMSKTTEIEQQLQGLTITDPGNRRVLAELEESVAQMKRRLAEEQAFVTKYIKTGKVFRKSLFYKLAF; encoded by the coding sequence ATGCCGGAACGCTTTTTTACTTTTATTATTTACCAGTTTATTGATCTGACAACGATGAAACGACTGATCAGCACCCTAACCTGTAGCTTGTTGCTCCTCCAGGCAACCGCCCAGACTCCTGTCAAAAAAACAACCAATACCTCAGCAGCCGCCATCACTTTCGCTTCTATCCCTGATTCTGTGACGGGTTCCTCCACATCCATGGCCACTTATCTGGCCTCCCATAGTGAAAGTAAACTGGCAGCCCTCCGTTCCCTGTATGGCTGGATGTCTTCCCATATCCAGTACGATATGGTGAACACCTTTAAACCCGACTATTATAAAGATACCACAGACGCTATCAGAAAAACCCTGCAAACCCGTACCGCCGTATGCCAGGGGTATTCTGCCCTGTTTATGGATGTATGCCGGCAAGCTGGCATACCAGCCTGCCTGATAAGCGGGTATACGCTGACCAACGGGAAGGTGGATAACGCCAGTCATGCCTGGGTAGCCGTATTGCTGGACAACGAGTGGCAGCTGATAGACCCTACCTGGGGATCAGGTGGGGTGATCAACAATAAATATATAGCCCGGGTCAACTGGAAATACTTCCTGGTATCACCGGCTGTATCTATTAAAACACATGTACCCTTTGATCCATTATACCAGTTCCTGGAGCAGCCGCTAAGGCACGATGAGATACGGGATGGGAAATGGGCGGCCGGCGCCGGTAGACCTCGTTTTGCCTACCGTGATACGTTGGCGGCCTTTACCAGTATGTCTTTACAGGACAGGGCAGCCAATGCTGTGGCCAGGATAGATCGTTACGGGGTGACCAATCAGATGGTTTCTGGTGAAATGACCTACCTCATCAATGTGACGATGGTAGAAAAGCACAATGCAGAAGTTATAGCCCAGAACGGTGTGATTGACAGGCTTAATGCGTGTAGCAGCCGGTACAACAGGGTAGTCAACAGTTTTAATGATTATGTGGTGTTCCGGAATAATCAGTTTACTCCTACGAAGCCGGACAAGGAAATCCGGGAGTGGGTAGATGGAATGATGAGTAAGACTACGGAGATAGAGCAGCAATTACAGGGACTGACAATTACAGATCCGGGGAATCGTCGTGTGCTGGCGGAGTTAGAGGAGTCAGTAGCACAAATGAAGCGGAGGCTGGCGGAAGAGCAGGCTTTTGTGACAAAATATATCAAAACGGGAAAGGTTTTCCGGAAGTCACTGTTTTATAAATTGGCATTTTAG
- the nusG gene encoding transcription termination/antitermination protein NusG: MDATNIPAQETKWYVLRVVSGKEKKVKEYLDIEVRRSDWGNVITQVFLPVEKVYKVQAGKKVMREKNFYPGYVMIEAIDGKMTDEVIQAIRNVSGVIHFLGKEKPIALRKAEVNKMLGKVDELSDQGLTMSEPFIVGETIKIIDGPFNDFNGVIEEVIEDKKKLKVTVKIFGRATPVELNFMQVEKLS; encoded by the coding sequence ATGGATGCAACCAATATTCCTGCTCAGGAAACAAAGTGGTATGTACTCCGCGTTGTTAGTGGCAAGGAAAAAAAAGTGAAGGAATACCTGGATATTGAAGTGCGCAGGTCTGATTGGGGCAATGTGATCACTCAGGTGTTTCTGCCAGTGGAAAAAGTTTACAAGGTGCAGGCTGGTAAAAAGGTGATGCGTGAAAAAAACTTCTACCCCGGTTATGTGATGATTGAAGCCATCGATGGTAAAATGACAGATGAAGTGATCCAGGCTATCCGTAACGTGTCTGGTGTAATCCACTTCCTCGGTAAGGAAAAACCCATTGCACTCCGTAAAGCCGAAGTAAACAAAATGTTAGGTAAAGTGGACGAACTGAGCGATCAGGGACTCACCATGAGTGAACCTTTCATCGTCGGCGAAACCATCAAGATCATCGACGGCCCGTTCAACGATTTCAACGGTGTAATCGAAGAAGTGATCGAAGACAAAAAGAAACTGAAAGTAACGGTGAAAATCTTTGGCCGTGCCACTCCTGTGGAACTCAACTTCATGCAGGTGGAAAAATTATCATAG
- the secE gene encoding preprotein translocase subunit SecE, with amino-acid sequence MNKIRNYFRESYHELVYKVSWPTWQELQSSTMIVLIATLFVTALVWGMDAASNFVLAHYYEIFKK; translated from the coding sequence ATGAATAAGATCAGAAACTACTTCCGTGAGTCTTATCATGAGTTGGTCTACAAAGTATCCTGGCCTACCTGGCAGGAACTGCAGTCTTCTACCATGATCGTGCTGATAGCGACCCTCTTTGTTACAGCATTGGTATGGGGGATGGACGCCGCTTCCAATTTTGTGTTAGCACACTATTACGAAATATTCAAAAAATAA
- the tuf gene encoding elongation factor Tu: protein MAKETFKRDKPHVNIGTIGHVDHGKTTLTAAITTILANKGLAEKRGYDEIDAAPEEKERGITINTAHVEYQTASRHYAHVDCPGHADYVKNMITGAAQMDGAILVVAATDGPMPQTREHILLARQVGVPRIVVFMNKVDLVDDPELLELVEIEIRDLLTSNGFDGDNVPVIQGSATGALAGDAKWIGAIDQLMEAVDTYIPLPPRPVDQDFLMSVEDVFSITGRGTVATGRIERGRIKVGENVEIVGLQEEPLKSTCTGVEMFKKLLDEGEAGDNAGLLLRGIEKTQIRRGMVICKPGSITPHTEFKCEVYVLSKEEGGRHTPFFNKYRPQFYFRTTDVTGEVELPAGVEMVMPGDNVTLTVKLIQPIAMDKGLKFAIREGGRTVGAGQVTEILK from the coding sequence ATGGCAAAAGAAACCTTTAAGCGGGATAAACCCCACGTAAACATTGGTACCATCGGCCACGTGGACCACGGTAAAACTACCTTGACTGCTGCCATTACCACAATTCTGGCGAACAAGGGTCTGGCTGAGAAGAGAGGCTATGATGAGATCGATGCGGCTCCTGAAGAAAAAGAAAGAGGTATCACTATCAATACAGCTCACGTAGAGTATCAGACTGCTAGCCGTCACTATGCTCACGTTGACTGCCCTGGTCACGCTGACTATGTGAAAAACATGATCACCGGTGCCGCTCAGATGGACGGTGCTATCCTGGTGGTTGCCGCTACAGACGGTCCTATGCCACAAACAAGAGAGCACATCCTGCTGGCTCGCCAGGTAGGTGTACCTCGTATTGTTGTTTTCATGAACAAAGTTGACCTGGTTGACGATCCTGAGCTGCTGGAACTGGTTGAGATCGAGATCCGTGACCTGTTAACTTCTAACGGCTTCGACGGTGACAACGTACCTGTTATTCAGGGTTCTGCTACCGGTGCGCTGGCTGGTGACGCTAAATGGATTGGCGCTATCGACCAACTGATGGAAGCTGTTGATACTTACATTCCGCTGCCTCCTCGTCCGGTTGATCAGGACTTCCTGATGTCCGTTGAAGACGTATTCTCTATCACTGGTCGTGGTACCGTTGCTACCGGTCGTATCGAACGCGGTCGTATTAAAGTGGGTGAGAACGTTGAAATCGTAGGTCTGCAGGAAGAACCACTGAAATCCACTTGCACTGGTGTTGAAATGTTCAAAAAACTGCTCGACGAAGGTGAAGCTGGTGACAACGCTGGTCTGCTGCTGCGCGGTATTGAGAAAACTCAGATCCGTCGTGGTATGGTTATCTGCAAACCAGGTTCCATCACTCCGCACACTGAATTCAAATGCGAAGTTTACGTACTGAGCAAAGAAGAAGGTGGCCGTCACACTCCGTTCTTCAACAAATACCGTCCTCAGTTCTACTTCCGTACAACTGACGTAACTGGTGAAGTTGAACTGCCTGCAGGTGTTGAAATGGTAATGCCTGGTGATAACGTAACACTGACTGTAAAACTGATCCAACCGATCGCTATGGACAAAGGTCTGAAATTCGCTATCCGCGAAGGTGGTCGTACAGTAGGTGCTGGTCAGGTTACTGAAATCCTGAAATAA
- the hpf gene encoding ribosome hibernation-promoting factor, HPF/YfiA family yields MNVQIQTVHFDADSKLIDHVNKKLQKLNTFYDRIISVDVFLKLDNLAHQVKDKIAEIRVRIPRQDLFVKHESKSFEESFDLAFDSLVNQVKKQKEKKFQ; encoded by the coding sequence ATGAACGTTCAAATTCAAACTGTGCATTTTGATGCTGATTCAAAACTGATTGATCACGTGAACAAAAAATTGCAGAAGCTGAACACCTTTTACGATCGGATCATCAGTGTGGATGTGTTTTTAAAGTTGGATAATTTAGCGCATCAGGTTAAAGATAAGATTGCCGAAATAAGAGTACGAATTCCCCGCCAGGACCTCTTTGTGAAGCATGAGTCCAAATCCTTCGAAGAGTCATTTGACTTAGCTTTTGACTCCTTAGTCAACCAGGTTAAAAAGCAGAAGGAAAAGAAATTTCAATAA
- a CDS encoding tyrosine-type recombinase/integrase, protein MNEILYSLAERFISHIQLEKRYSEHTCTAYRNDLLQFFDYTTAAYGNVSVGDITHVMVRSWLASLMEDAMTAKSVNRKISSLKSFFKFCIRQELLQQTPMAKVVAPKISRRLPGFIDEKGMKALEDNRSPVSVTSPVIFADDFEGDTHRLIFEIFYQTGIRLSELISLQEFRVDKGNLTIKVMGKGGKERIIPISNRLYDQISEYMAQKRRQLEEFESGVLLVHPHSGQRLYPKYVYLMVRKYLTDHEITTFRKKSPHLLRHTFATHLTNNGADLKAVKDLLGHASLTSTQIYTHTTIEQLKKVYQQAHPKA, encoded by the coding sequence TTGAACGAAATACTATATTCCTTAGCCGAGCGGTTCATCTCCCATATCCAGCTCGAAAAGCGATACTCAGAGCATACCTGCACCGCTTATCGCAACGATCTCCTTCAGTTTTTCGATTATACTACGGCTGCCTACGGTAATGTGTCCGTAGGAGATATTACCCACGTAATGGTCCGCAGCTGGCTCGCCAGTCTGATGGAAGATGCCATGACAGCCAAAAGCGTTAACCGGAAAATATCCTCCCTTAAATCCTTTTTCAAATTCTGTATCCGCCAGGAACTGCTGCAGCAGACCCCGATGGCCAAAGTGGTAGCGCCTAAAATCAGCCGCCGCCTGCCAGGATTTATTGATGAAAAAGGTATGAAAGCCCTGGAAGATAACCGCAGCCCGGTGTCTGTCACCTCCCCCGTTATTTTTGCAGACGACTTCGAAGGAGATACCCACCGCCTTATTTTCGAAATATTTTACCAGACCGGTATCCGTTTGTCGGAACTGATCTCTTTACAGGAGTTCAGGGTCGATAAAGGTAACCTGACCATTAAAGTGATGGGAAAGGGAGGGAAGGAACGGATTATTCCGATCAGCAACCGGCTGTATGACCAGATTAGTGAGTATATGGCACAGAAACGCCGTCAGCTGGAAGAATTTGAGTCAGGTGTATTGCTGGTGCATCCGCACAGCGGGCAACGGTTATATCCCAAATATGTGTACCTCATGGTGCGCAAATACCTGACGGACCATGAAATCACTACGTTCCGGAAGAAAAGTCCGCACCTGCTGCGGCATACTTTCGCCACGCATCTGACAAACAACGGGGCCGACCTGAAAGCGGTAAAGGACCTGTTGGGCCACGCCAGTCTTACTTCTACACAGATTTATACGCATACAACGATAGAACAGCTGAAGAAGGTTTACCAGCAGGCACATCCTAAGGCGTAA
- the rpsU gene encoding 30S ribosomal protein S21 produces MLIIDSKDCENIDKALKKYKKKFEKARILLQLRSRQSFTKPSVKRRNEVLKAVYKQQLASGKLEA; encoded by the coding sequence ATGTTGATCATTGATTCTAAAGATTGCGAAAACATAGACAAGGCGCTTAAAAAATATAAAAAGAAATTTGAGAAAGCACGTATCCTGCTTCAGCTCAGATCCCGCCAGTCTTTCACTAAACCATCTGTTAAACGCCGTAACGAGGTGTTAAAGGCTGTTTACAAACAACAGCTGGCGAGTGGTAAACTTGAAGCTTAG
- a CDS encoding LexA family transcriptional regulator, producing the protein MSVVCQNLKYLRKQKGWTQQEFADKLGIKRSLLGAYEEERAEPRTEVLEQVSDMFRVSIDDLLRRDLGSQKDNFLEKRRQQKLGSARQAIQFVPVKAAAGYLAGYNDDEFIEELNTFTLPMLGAGDYRAFEIAGDSMLPVTSGSVIVCHKVEGWEEIKSNETYVVITSREGIVFKRVVKSTRSKSRLTLVSDNPQFEPYPVEMEDVLELWQSDAVISKSSQQSRMSVNHLADMVSHLQDQVSLLKKKIKD; encoded by the coding sequence ATGTCCGTAGTATGTCAGAATTTGAAATATCTGCGTAAGCAAAAAGGCTGGACGCAGCAAGAGTTTGCAGACAAACTGGGCATCAAGCGTTCTTTGCTGGGTGCATACGAGGAAGAGCGTGCGGAGCCACGTACGGAGGTGCTGGAACAGGTCAGTGACATGTTCCGGGTTTCCATCGATGACCTGCTCCGGCGTGATCTCGGTTCCCAGAAAGATAATTTCCTGGAGAAGCGCCGCCAGCAGAAACTGGGCAGCGCCCGTCAGGCGATACAGTTTGTACCGGTGAAAGCTGCCGCCGGTTACCTTGCCGGCTACAATGACGATGAATTTATTGAGGAGCTCAACACCTTCACCCTGCCTATGCTGGGTGCCGGCGATTACCGCGCTTTTGAAATTGCCGGTGATTCCATGTTGCCTGTTACCTCCGGTTCCGTTATCGTATGCCATAAGGTAGAAGGCTGGGAAGAAATCAAAAGCAATGAAACCTACGTGGTAATCACTTCCCGTGAAGGCATTGTTTTTAAAAGAGTGGTGAAAAGCACCCGTTCCAAATCCAGGCTTACACTCGTATCAGACAATCCCCAGTTTGAACCTTATCCGGTGGAAATGGAGGATGTGCTGGAATTATGGCAGTCTGATGCCGTTATCAGCAAATCCAGCCAGCAAAGCCGTATGAGTGTCAACCATCTGGCTGATATGGTCAGCCACCTGCAGGATCAGGTAAGTCTCCTGAAAAAGAAAATCAAAGATTAA
- a CDS encoding SdpI family protein, protein MKQTNALKEFLILALLLLPMAYLAIIWNNLPVDIPTSFDKSGNPEGMNGRTAFLLLMIFQFVTNALIYALFRYIPPEESNSPVVSTIEQREYYRVRFAIHIYLALFSCLIIFMVSLGKPFEMARWAFVVIGVLVIGIGLYLRKLQTTPNHYIGVRTPWTLQSSEIWTKTHQMAATLWISAGVVMIIISFFLPLITGVFLIFFAAIVLAALPYIYSFRLYNKDKG, encoded by the coding sequence ATGAAACAAACCAATGCATTGAAGGAGTTTCTCATCCTGGCCCTGCTACTCTTGCCCATGGCTTATCTGGCCATTATCTGGAACAATCTGCCGGTGGATATTCCAACAAGCTTCGACAAGAGTGGGAATCCGGAGGGGATGAATGGCAGAACAGCTTTTCTGCTGTTGATGATCTTTCAGTTTGTGACCAACGCATTGATCTATGCGCTGTTCCGTTATATTCCCCCGGAAGAAAGCAATAGTCCGGTGGTGTCTACAATAGAGCAGCGGGAATATTACAGGGTACGGTTTGCCATACATATTTATCTGGCGTTGTTCTCCTGTTTGATTATCTTTATGGTGAGTCTGGGCAAACCGTTCGAAATGGCGCGTTGGGCCTTTGTGGTGATAGGTGTGTTGGTGATCGGTATCGGGTTGTATCTGCGGAAACTGCAAACAACGCCCAACCATTACATCGGGGTGCGAACGCCCTGGACATTGCAGAGCAGTGAGATATGGACTAAAACGCACCAGATGGCGGCTACTTTATGGATCAGTGCCGGTGTGGTGATGATCATCATTAGTTTTTTCCTGCCGCTGATTACCGGGGTGTTTCTGATTTTCTTTGCGGCTATTGTACTGGCAGCCCTGCCTTATATCTACTCCTTCCGGTTGTATAATAAGGACAAAGGATAA
- the dinB gene encoding DNA polymerase IV, with protein MLTLQQRAIAHFDLDCFFVSVECQQDSRLKGKPLLIGGSSDRAVVAACSYEARRYGIHSAMPMKTALRLCPHAIVRSGDMDRYSEKSREVTSIIADKAPLYEKSSIDEFYLDLSGMDKFFGSLKWTTELRKAIIKESGLPISFGLASNKLVSKVATDEAKPNGQLEILFGHEKNFLAPLSIEKIPMVGKETAAQLRRRGVETVKTLSEVPISLLEAWMGKNGISLWKKANGIDESPVVPYYEQKSISTESTFPADTIDMEFLHAELVRMTEKIAFELRQQNKLTGCVTLKIRYSDFETVTKQMSIPYSCSDHVLLEKVKDLFKKLYDRRLLVRLIGVRFSHLVQGNYQINLFDDSQEMIALYQAIDHIKNRFGADLLMKGTNVAPPGQRKYPVQKDIMPYYKG; from the coding sequence ATGCTCACGTTACAACAGCGTGCTATCGCGCATTTTGATCTGGATTGTTTTTTTGTGTCGGTGGAATGCCAGCAGGATAGCCGGTTGAAAGGTAAACCCCTGTTAATAGGCGGCAGCAGCGACCGCGCCGTAGTAGCGGCCTGCAGTTACGAAGCACGCCGCTATGGCATCCACTCGGCCATGCCCATGAAAACAGCCCTGCGGCTCTGCCCTCACGCCATCGTCCGCAGCGGTGACATGGATCGCTACAGCGAAAAATCACGGGAAGTGACCAGCATCATTGCCGACAAAGCTCCTTTGTACGAAAAATCATCCATCGACGAGTTTTATCTCGACCTCTCCGGCATGGACAAATTTTTCGGCTCCCTCAAATGGACCACGGAACTGAGAAAAGCCATCATTAAAGAATCCGGACTGCCCATTTCCTTCGGCCTCGCATCTAACAAACTCGTCTCTAAAGTAGCCACCGATGAAGCCAAACCCAACGGGCAACTGGAAATACTGTTCGGCCATGAAAAAAATTTCCTCGCCCCCCTCTCCATCGAGAAAATACCCATGGTAGGCAAGGAAACCGCCGCACAACTCAGACGCCGCGGCGTGGAAACCGTCAAAACCCTGAGCGAGGTACCCATCTCCCTGCTGGAAGCCTGGATGGGGAAAAACGGCATCTCCCTCTGGAAAAAAGCCAACGGCATCGACGAATCCCCGGTAGTGCCCTACTATGAACAAAAATCCATCTCCACCGAAAGTACCTTCCCTGCAGATACCATCGACATGGAATTCCTCCATGCCGAACTGGTACGCATGACCGAAAAAATAGCATTTGAACTACGCCAGCAGAACAAACTGACCGGCTGCGTGACCCTCAAAATCCGGTACTCCGACTTTGAAACCGTCACCAAACAAATGTCTATCCCCTACTCCTGCTCCGATCATGTACTGCTTGAAAAAGTAAAAGACCTGTTTAAAAAACTGTATGACCGCCGCCTGCTGGTACGCCTTATCGGCGTACGGTTCAGCCATCTCGTGCAAGGCAACTACCAGATCAATCTCTTCGACGACAGCCAGGAAATGATCGCCCTTTATCAGGCTATCGACCATATCAAAAACCGCTTTGGCGCAGACCTGCTCATGAAAGGCACCAACGTGGCGCCTCCCGGCCAGCGGAAATATCCTGTGCAAAAAGATATCATGCCATACTACAAAGGATGA